The following are from one region of the Aspergillus chevalieri M1 DNA, chromosome 1, nearly complete sequence genome:
- a CDS encoding Ytp1 family protein (COG:S;~EggNog:ENOG410PG2I;~InterPro:IPR018827,IPR018825;~PFAM:PF10355,PF10348;~SECRETED:SignalP(1-22);~TransMembrane:11 (n8-17c22/23o70-91i98-119o139-157i278-297o317-338i359-380o392-409i443-460o480-497i509-527o547-567i)) codes for MWRKTANAAFNAAFLLASLANALPHGDGHSIDDMNMDMGGHGHNATSESSEPAEDSPMSYFAYGKHSGTIIAHIGLMVLAWCFILPAGVMLSVARSRLALPTQFAFLVFNAVGLLIGIIYNSQTPDLYENNAHHKVGWIVTWVASAQVVMTLLFAYAGRGETEVSSHERAAFLPVATEDTPSPLQSYPSGSFHDYRWSRDSGQGSERNSSSLHSRPGSPSDEYDGFEKPEEDHAKPAESRRWFEGTVVDRFLSSRVPSMVSSRVLRTLNIIHMVIERIIMPFGFAAIATGGVTYGGIMRGHEVFNGLAHFIKGGIFFWYGLLTLGRWMGCWADLGWAWNVKPKSPIVSKWKANIASGEFTESSVIFTYGITNVFLEHLAGWGKEWSATDLEHVSISIMFLGGGLCGMLFESKRIKSWLNETILQAPGRGSMDSTWKLPDTQGVSLNPMPALVILLLGMMMGSHHQDSMVSTMIHKQWGNLLVGFALARGATYVLLYIKPPTSYLPARPPTEIISSFCLIAGGLIFMLSTRTVVESIEYYQLDAMFTFTVGMGFTAFIMACAILSIALKAWAVKRESKPQLPPFQFPATA; via the exons ATGTGGCGCAAAACCGCAAATGCCGCGTTCAACGCGGCCTTCTTACTCGCGTCGCTCGCGAACGCTCTTCCTCACGGTGATGGTCACTCGATAGATGATATGAATATGGACATGGGTGGCCATGGTCATAATGCAACTTCAGAATCGTCAGAACCAGCTGAAGACTCGCCCATGAGCTATTTCGCGTATGGGAAGCACTCGGGCACCATCATCGCGCACATCGGTCTGATGGTTTTGGCTTGGTGCTTTATTCTTCCCGCAG GTGTTATGCTCAGTGTTGCGCGCTCGCGGTTGGCGCTTCCTACTCAGTTCGCGTTCTTGGTTTTCAATGCCGTTGGTCTGTTAATCGGAATCATCTACAACAGCCAGACTCCCGATCTTTACGAGAACAATGCGCACCACAAGGTTGGCTGGATCGTGACCTGGGTCGCTAGCGCACAAGTTGTCATGACCTTGCTCTTTGCTTATGCTGGACGGGGCGAGACTGAGGTGTCCTCCCATGAACGCGCTGCGTTTCTTCCCGTGGCGACTGAGGACACACCCAGTCCGCTGCAATCCTACCCGTCCGGCTCGTTCCACGACTACCGGTGGTCCAGAGATAGTGGCCAAGGATCGGAGCGGAACTCGTCCTCCCTGCACAGCCGCCCTGGGTCGCCTTCGGACGAATATGATGGTTTCGAGAAGCCGGAAGAGGACCACGCGAAGCCCGCCGAGAGCCGGCGTTGGTTCGAGGGCACGGTTGTCGACCGATTTTTGTCTAGTCGTGTGCCCTCCATGGTATCTAGCCGTGTTCTCCGGACCTTGAACATCATTCACATGGTTATCGAGCGGATTATCATGCCTTTCGGTTTCGCTGCTATTGCTACTGGAGGTGTGACCTACGGTGGTATTATG AGAGGCCACGAAGTTTTCAACGGACTCGCTCACTTTATCAAGGGAGGAATCTTCTTCTGGTACGGTCTGCTCACTCTTGGTCGCTGGATGGGCTGCTGGGCCGACTTGGGTTGGGCCTGGAACGTGAAACCTAAATCTCCCATTGTGTCTAAGTGGAAGGCCAACATTGCCAGCGGCGAGTTCACCGAATCGAGTGTGATTTTCACATATGGTATCACCAACGTCTTCCTGGAACACCTTGCGGGTTGGGGTAAGGAATGGTCTGCCACGGACTTGGAACATGTGTCCATTTCCATCATGTTCCTCGGCGGCGGTCTGTGCGGTATGCTTTTCGAGTCTAAGCGCATCAAGAGCTGGTTGAACGAGACGATTTTGCAAGCTCCTGGCCGCGGATCAATGGATTCCACCTGGAAGCTCCCTGACACTCAGGGTGTATCGCTCAACCCGATGCCGGCTCTGGTGATTTTGCTTTTGGGTATGATGATGGGCTCGCACCACCAGGATAGCATGGTGTCCACTATGATACACAAGCAATGGGGCAACCTTCTCGTGGGATTTGCCTTGGCTCGTGGCGCGACTTATGTCTTGCTCTACATCAAGCCGCCAACTTCCTACTTGCCCGCACGTCCTCCGACTGAGAtcatctcttctttctgCTTGATCGCCGGTGGACTGATTTTCATGCTGAGT ACCCGCACCGTTGTCGAGTCCATCGAGTACTACCAATTGGATGCCATGTTCACCTTCACCGTGGGCATGGGATTCACggctttcatcatggccTGCGCTATCTTGTCCATTGCTCTCAAGGCGTGGGCTGTGAAGCGCGAGTCCAAGCCGCAGCTGCCGCCTTTCCAATTCCCGGCCACAGCGTGA
- a CDS encoding putative ubiquitin C-terminal hydrolase Ubp8 (BUSCO:EOG09261I8J;~COG:O;~EggNog:ENOG410PI3B;~InterPro:IPR038765,IPR001607,IPR037798,IPR001394, IPR018200,IPR028889,IPR013083;~MEROPS:MER0001877;~PFAM:PF13423,PF02148,PF00443;~go_function: GO:0004843 - thiol-dependent ubiquitin-specific protease activity [Evidence IEA];~go_function: GO:0008270 - zinc ion binding [Evidence IEA];~go_process: GO:0006511 - ubiquitin-dependent protein catabolic process [Evidence IEA];~go_process: GO:0016578 - histone deubiquitination [Evidence IEA];~go_process: GO:0016579 - protein deubiquitination [Evidence IEA]), with translation MASINSVSLLSEAAFGCEHLATVMKSGQTAGQFKESFIKANRALAPLGDSPAALLPSKSRFQSSALLRPRYICLSCSEPCLSNERRAHTEKTGHQFYMDSRARNVYCQGCDDFVYDHELERLRSPAPEVSLKASKRKIENSADELFVRSNASKRPCARQGVRGLWNLGQSCFMNVILQALLHDPILHAHFLGNGHQTQECTIADCVGCSVAEAFTEFNTTDKPESFVILNLLAATWRGSDALAGYRQQDAHEFYQFLVDKLHSSDDDHVDDYECPCFFHKTFHGKLRSTVTCDKCGNVTQTEDPMVDLSLDVQVQAKKRAMGSGIGPSSTATLKGCLDSFTSPEHLMADAYNCDQCGTPQKATKQLRIKKLPAILCLQLKRYEHTFAVSEKVEGRIDFPLSLNMLPYTTNPDVRVDRSKYVYDLSTAVVHKGKLDAGHYYAYCRQGDQWVLFNDDRVTVASEAEVLNADAYLLFYNLRTLAATAGS, from the exons ATGGCTAGTATCAACTCAGTATCTCTCCTGTCGGAGGCGGCGTTTGGCTGCG AGCATCTTGCTACCGTCATGAAAAGTGGACAGACTGCTGGACAGTTCAAAGAATCATTCATTAAGGCGAACAGGGCGTTAGCTCCACTGGGAGACTCTCCAGCAGCTTTGCTTCCCTCGAAATCTCGTTTCCAGTCTTCCGCTCTCCTTAGACCCAGGTACATTTGCTTGTCGTGCTCTGAGCCTTGCTTGAGTAACGAACGGCGCGCGCACACAGAGAAGACCGGGCATCAGTTTT ATATGGACTCAAGAGCGCGAAACGTGTATTGTCAAGGTTGTGATGACTTTGTCTACGACCATGAATTGGAACGGCTACGGTCTCCAGCGCCAGAGGTGTCGCTCAAAG CCTCCAAGCGCAAGAtcgaaaactcagcagacgAGCTCTTTGTAAGGAGTAACGCTAGCAAGCGTCCCTGTGCAAGACAAGGCGTTAGGGGCCTTTGGAATCTCGGGCAGTCTTGCTTTATGAATGTCATCTTGCAAGCCTTGCTGCATGACCCCATCCTCCATGCCCACTTTCTAGGAAATGGTCACCAGACCCAAGAGTGTACTATTGCCGACTGTGTTGGGTGTTCAGTTGCTGAGGCTTTTACGGAATTCAACACCACCGACAAACCCGAATCATTCGTGATTTTGAACTTATTAGCCGCAACTTGGCGAGGAAGCGAT GCATTGGCTGGATATCGTCAACAAGATGCACATGAATTCTATCAGTTCCTCGTCGACAAGTTACATTCAAGTGATGATGATCATGTGGATGACTACGAATGTCCGTGCTTCTTCCACAAGACGTTCCACGGCAAATTGCGAAGCACAGTTACTTGCGACAAATGCGGCAACGTCACCCAAACCGAAGACCCCATGGTCGATCTAAGCCTTGACGTACAAGTGCAGGCGAAGAAACGCGCCATGGGCAGTGGCATCGGTCCCTCATCCACCGCGACTCTGAAGGGCTGCTTAGATAGTTTCACATCACCTGAACATCTCATGGCCGATGCGTATAACTGCGATCAGTGCGGCACTCCTCAGAAAGCAACGAAACAGCTGCGAATCAAGAAGTTACCAGCTATACTATGCTTACAGTTGAAG CGCTACGAGCATACATTCGCCGTCTCTGAGAAAGTCGAAGGACGAATTGATTTTCCTCTATCACTCAACATGCTCCCATACACCACAAATCCGGACGTACGAGTCGACAGAAGCAAATACGTCTACGATCTATCGACGGCTGTGGTTCATAAAGGAAAGCTGGACGCAGGACACTACTACGCCTACTGCCGGCAGGGTGACCAG TGGGTGCTCTTCAACGACGACCGTGTGACTGTTGCATCCGAAGCCGAAGTCCTCAACGCAGATGCGTACCTTCTGTTCTACAACCTCCGAACATTGGCGGCCACTGCAGGATCATAA
- a CDS encoding uncharacterized protein (TransMembrane:2 (i43-63o69-91i)) → MTRGSINENKRSPDENIQAQTSTTVMYTTPICRFHPRKSNANLFLVAIGLTSSFLQSLQLLNIQDHRAGIPMTAVIIDNMSCMDIEVVYLMPKYRPNGKMEFEKTIMVQ, encoded by the coding sequence ATGACAAGAGGAAGCATCAATGAAAACAAGCGGAGTCCAGATGAAAATATACAAGCGCAAACCAGTACGACGGTGATGTATACAACACCAATATGTAGGTTCCATCCCAGAAAGTCAAATGCCAATTTGTTCCTAGTGGCTATTGGCCTCACATCCTCGTTTCTCCAGAGTCTCCAACTCCTTAATATCCAAGACCACAGGGCCGGTATCCCAATGACAGCGGTGATTATCGACAATATGTCCTGTATGGACATCGAGGTTGTGTACCTGATGCCGAAATACAGACCTAATGGCAAGATGGAGTTCGAAAAAACAATAATGGTCCAGTAG